One segment of Candidatus Blochmannia ocreatus DNA contains the following:
- the aroK gene encoding shikimate kinase AroK translates to MLKKNNIFLIGPMGAGKSTIGRQLANQLNMSFFDSDQAIEAHTGANISWVFDVEGEIKFRDREEKIINELTKKQGIVLATGGGSIISHITRNNLLTRGLVVYLETTIDKQLIRTKHDKRRPLLRKSTSKQNIRTFLEKLAKERNPLYEEIADITILTDEQNIKVLINKIITLRNQKNT, encoded by the coding sequence ATGTTAAAGAAAAATAACATTTTTTTAATAGGACCCATGGGAGCAGGAAAAAGCACTATTGGACGCCAATTAGCAAATCAATTAAACATGAGTTTTTTTGATTCAGATCAAGCGATTGAAGCTCATACTGGAGCAAATATTAGCTGGGTATTTGATGTAGAGGGAGAAATAAAATTTCGTGATAGAGAAGAAAAAATTATCAATGAACTAACAAAAAAACAAGGTATAGTTTTGGCTACTGGAGGCGGATCTATTATTTCTCATATAACCAGAAATAATTTATTAACACGTGGGCTAGTGGTATATCTAGAAACAACTATAGATAAACAATTAATTCGAACAAAACACGATAAAAGACGTCCTTTATTAAGAAAATCAACATCAAAACAAAATATTCGTACATTTTTAGAAAAATTAGCTAAAGAACGGAATCCTCTGTATGAAGAAATTGCAGATATAACAATATTAACTGACGAACAAAATATCAAAGTTCTAATTAATAAAATTATAACACTGCGTAATCAAAAAAATACTTAG
- a CDS encoding NfuA family Fe-S biogenesis protein, with protein sequence MINISSAAQEYFIKLLSDKKKNTQIRIFVINPGTDQAKCGICFCFPEEFKYNDVIIKFECFSVRIEQNYTVFLKDTKIDVMVVDTLETQLTIKAPNIYKNSDDNIESISGSSLEERVNYVLQHQINPYLALHGGHVSLIRVTQDFFAVIKFYGGCNGCAMANNTIKEGIEFTLKKNFPELKGVQDITQHQHGIHSYY encoded by the coding sequence ATGATTAATATATCTTCTGCAGCGCAGGAATATTTTATTAAATTATTGTCGGATAAGAAAAAAAATACTCAGATTAGAATTTTTGTAATCAATCCTGGTACTGATCAGGCAAAGTGTGGTATTTGTTTTTGTTTTCCTGAAGAGTTTAAATATAATGATGTTATTATCAAATTTGAATGTTTTTCTGTTCGTATAGAACAGAATTATACGGTCTTTTTAAAAGATACGAAAATTGATGTTATGGTAGTTGATACATTAGAAACACAACTTACTATTAAAGCTCCGAATATTTATAAAAATTCTGATGACAATATTGAGAGTATATCTGGTTCTTCATTAGAAGAACGTGTTAATTATGTATTGCAACACCAGATTAATCCGTATTTAGCTCTTCATGGTGGGCATGTATCATTAATCCGAGTTACCCAGGATTTTTTTGCGGTTATTAAATTTTATGGTGGATGCAATGGCTGCGCGATGGCTAATAATACTATAAAGGAAGGGATAGAATTTACTTTAAAAAAAAATTTTCCGGAATTAAAAGGAGTACAAGATATTACGCAGCATCAACATGGTATTCATTCATATTATTAA